A stretch of the Agelaius phoeniceus isolate bAgePho1 chromosome 1, bAgePho1.hap1, whole genome shotgun sequence genome encodes the following:
- the GALNT15 gene encoding polypeptide N-acetylgalactosaminyltransferase 15 isoform X1 has product MRRQLQLASMFLRKKCRYGSRKLQFLLLFLMLGFLLLMVTTLNPPPSNQSKEGTFQPVEFNPREGYQLDFVETQEMLETQEESQQYYPLDGLSPFISLREDELIMAVVSPTGKRNHSRARKGYRVVKQQGRRPEGKAEGGPESQPLSLPLQDGQGAAAGERPLGLETHGFNEVLSERIALRRDLPEVRHPLCLQQKYDSSLPTASVIICFHDEAWSTLLRTVHSIMDTAPKALLKDIILVDDLSQQGPLKSALSEYISKLDGVKLIRSNKRLGVIRGRMLGAARATGDVLIFMDSHCECQKGWLEPLLARLSSSRNSVISPVIDVIDWKTFQYYHSVGLHRGVFDWKLDFHWEPVPEHEEKVRQSPISPIRSPAVAGAVVAMDRHYFQNTGAYDSDMTMWGAENLELSIRTWLCGGSVEIIPCSRVGHVYRNHFPRAFSYEEAIVRNKIRIAETWLGSFKENFYKHDTVAFLISKAEKPDCSERLQLQKRLGCRNFQWFLSNVYPELSQSGDTPRFSGKLYNTGVGFCADYRPGRATAEGSIELSPCSDSPTQHFEYNMKEILLGSAPRLCFDVRHGKVIPQNCTKETDNSNQHWDVQENGMIVHVLSGKCIEAAKSEDEKDLFLSACNKNANQVWQFERSHGLRQR; this is encoded by the exons ATGAGGAGACAACTTCAGCTTGCCAG TATGTTCTTGAGGAAGAAGTGCAGATATGGATCACGTAAGCTGCAGTTTCTCTTGCTGTTTCTGATGCTGGGGTTTTTACTACTGATGGTTACAACGCTGAATCCACCACCCAGCAACCAGAGCAAGGAAGGGACTTTCCAGCCTGTGGAGTTCAACCCCCGGGAAGGGTATCAGCTGGACTTTGTGGAGACCCAAGAGATGCTGGAAACCCAGGAGGAGAGCCAGCAGTACTACCCTTTGGATGGTCTATCGCCTTTCATCTCCCTGCGGGAGGATGAGTTGATCATGGCCGTCGTGTCGCCCACCGGCAAAAGGaaccacagcagggccaggaaggGCTATCGCGTGgtgaagcagcagggcaggcGGCCGGAGGGGAAGGCAGAGGGGGGCCCCGAGTCCCAGccgctgtccctgcccctgcaggatgggcaAGGGGCTGCGGCGGGGGAGCGGCCGCTCGGCCTGGAAACGCACGGCTTTAACGAGGTGCTCAGCGAGCGGATCGCGCTGCGCCGGGACCTGCCTGAGGTACGACACCCGTT GTGCCTACAGCAAAAATATGACTCCAGTCTGCCTACTGCTAGTGTCATCATCTGTTTCCATGATGAAGCCTGGTCTACTCTGCTGAGAACTGTGCACAGCATTATGGATACAGCCCCAAAGGCCTTACTCAAGGATATCATCCTAGTTGACGATCTCAGCCAGCAAG GGCCCCTGAAGTCGGCTCTGAGTGAATACATCTCTAAGCTGGACGGTGTGAAGCTCATCCGGAGCAACAAGAGGCTTGGAGTCATCCGCGGTCGGATGCTGGGAGCCGCTCGGGCTACCGGGGACGTGCTCATCTTCATGGATTCCCACTGCGAGTGTCAGAAGGGCTGGCTGGAGCCCCTCCTGGCCAGGCTCTCCAGCAGCAG AAACAGTGTCATCTCCCCTGTCATAGATGTCATAGACTGGAAGACCTTTCAGTACTATCACTCTGTGGGCTTGCATCGAGGTGTTTTTGATTGGAAATTAGATTTTCATTGGGAGCCAGTGCCAGAGCATGAAGAGAAGGTACGACAGTCTCCCATCAGCCCTATCAG GAGTCCTGCAGTAGCTGGTGCAGTGGTGGCCATGGATCGACATTACTTCCAAAATACTGGAGCTTATGATTCTGACATGACCATGTGGGGAGCAGAAAACCTGGAACTATCCATTAGG ACCTGGCTCTGTGGTGGCTCTGTAGAAATTATCCCATGCTCCCGAGTTGGGCACGTCTATCGAAATCACTTCCCCCGCGCTTTCTCCTATGAAGAGGCCATTGTGAGGAACAAAATCCGGATAGCAGAGACCTGGCTGGGCTCCTTTAAAGAGAACTTCTACAAGCATGACACAGTGGCTTTCTTAATCAGCAAG GCAGAAAAGCCAGACTGCAGCGAGCGCCTTCAGCTACAGAAGAGACTGGGCTGTAGAAATTTTCAGTGGTTTCTATCAAATGTGTACCCTGAACTCTCCCAGTCTGGAGACACACCAAGGTTCTCTGGCAAG CTTTACAATACTGGTGTTGGCTTCTGTGCAGATTACAGGCCTGGAAGAGCTACTGCAGAAGGGTCTATTGAGCTCTCCCCTTGCAGTGACAGTCCCACCCAG CACTTTGAATACAACATGAAGGAAATCTTGCTTGGTTCTGCTCCACGGCTTTGCTTTGATGTCAGACACGGGAAGGTTATCCCTCAAAACTGTACAAAGGAGACAGACAACAGCAACCAGCACTGGGATGTCCAGGAG AATGGAATGATTGTCCATGTCCTTTCTGGCAAATGCATAGAGGCAGCAAAGAGTGAAGATGAGAAGGACTTGTTTCTGAGCGCGTGTAACAAGAACGCAAATCAGGTGTGGCAATTTGAGCGTTCCCATGGGCTGCGTCAGAGGTGA
- the GALNT15 gene encoding polypeptide N-acetylgalactosaminyltransferase 15 isoform X2, translating to MFLRKKCRYGSRKLQFLLLFLMLGFLLLMVTTLNPPPSNQSKEGTFQPVEFNPREGYQLDFVETQEMLETQEESQQYYPLDGLSPFISLREDELIMAVVSPTGKRNHSRARKGYRVVKQQGRRPEGKAEGGPESQPLSLPLQDGQGAAAGERPLGLETHGFNEVLSERIALRRDLPEVRHPLCLQQKYDSSLPTASVIICFHDEAWSTLLRTVHSIMDTAPKALLKDIILVDDLSQQGPLKSALSEYISKLDGVKLIRSNKRLGVIRGRMLGAARATGDVLIFMDSHCECQKGWLEPLLARLSSSRNSVISPVIDVIDWKTFQYYHSVGLHRGVFDWKLDFHWEPVPEHEEKVRQSPISPIRSPAVAGAVVAMDRHYFQNTGAYDSDMTMWGAENLELSIRTWLCGGSVEIIPCSRVGHVYRNHFPRAFSYEEAIVRNKIRIAETWLGSFKENFYKHDTVAFLISKAEKPDCSERLQLQKRLGCRNFQWFLSNVYPELSQSGDTPRFSGKLYNTGVGFCADYRPGRATAEGSIELSPCSDSPTQHFEYNMKEILLGSAPRLCFDVRHGKVIPQNCTKETDNSNQHWDVQENGMIVHVLSGKCIEAAKSEDEKDLFLSACNKNANQVWQFERSHGLRQR from the exons ATGTTCTTGAGGAAGAAGTGCAGATATGGATCACGTAAGCTGCAGTTTCTCTTGCTGTTTCTGATGCTGGGGTTTTTACTACTGATGGTTACAACGCTGAATCCACCACCCAGCAACCAGAGCAAGGAAGGGACTTTCCAGCCTGTGGAGTTCAACCCCCGGGAAGGGTATCAGCTGGACTTTGTGGAGACCCAAGAGATGCTGGAAACCCAGGAGGAGAGCCAGCAGTACTACCCTTTGGATGGTCTATCGCCTTTCATCTCCCTGCGGGAGGATGAGTTGATCATGGCCGTCGTGTCGCCCACCGGCAAAAGGaaccacagcagggccaggaaggGCTATCGCGTGgtgaagcagcagggcaggcGGCCGGAGGGGAAGGCAGAGGGGGGCCCCGAGTCCCAGccgctgtccctgcccctgcaggatgggcaAGGGGCTGCGGCGGGGGAGCGGCCGCTCGGCCTGGAAACGCACGGCTTTAACGAGGTGCTCAGCGAGCGGATCGCGCTGCGCCGGGACCTGCCTGAGGTACGACACCCGTT GTGCCTACAGCAAAAATATGACTCCAGTCTGCCTACTGCTAGTGTCATCATCTGTTTCCATGATGAAGCCTGGTCTACTCTGCTGAGAACTGTGCACAGCATTATGGATACAGCCCCAAAGGCCTTACTCAAGGATATCATCCTAGTTGACGATCTCAGCCAGCAAG GGCCCCTGAAGTCGGCTCTGAGTGAATACATCTCTAAGCTGGACGGTGTGAAGCTCATCCGGAGCAACAAGAGGCTTGGAGTCATCCGCGGTCGGATGCTGGGAGCCGCTCGGGCTACCGGGGACGTGCTCATCTTCATGGATTCCCACTGCGAGTGTCAGAAGGGCTGGCTGGAGCCCCTCCTGGCCAGGCTCTCCAGCAGCAG AAACAGTGTCATCTCCCCTGTCATAGATGTCATAGACTGGAAGACCTTTCAGTACTATCACTCTGTGGGCTTGCATCGAGGTGTTTTTGATTGGAAATTAGATTTTCATTGGGAGCCAGTGCCAGAGCATGAAGAGAAGGTACGACAGTCTCCCATCAGCCCTATCAG GAGTCCTGCAGTAGCTGGTGCAGTGGTGGCCATGGATCGACATTACTTCCAAAATACTGGAGCTTATGATTCTGACATGACCATGTGGGGAGCAGAAAACCTGGAACTATCCATTAGG ACCTGGCTCTGTGGTGGCTCTGTAGAAATTATCCCATGCTCCCGAGTTGGGCACGTCTATCGAAATCACTTCCCCCGCGCTTTCTCCTATGAAGAGGCCATTGTGAGGAACAAAATCCGGATAGCAGAGACCTGGCTGGGCTCCTTTAAAGAGAACTTCTACAAGCATGACACAGTGGCTTTCTTAATCAGCAAG GCAGAAAAGCCAGACTGCAGCGAGCGCCTTCAGCTACAGAAGAGACTGGGCTGTAGAAATTTTCAGTGGTTTCTATCAAATGTGTACCCTGAACTCTCCCAGTCTGGAGACACACCAAGGTTCTCTGGCAAG CTTTACAATACTGGTGTTGGCTTCTGTGCAGATTACAGGCCTGGAAGAGCTACTGCAGAAGGGTCTATTGAGCTCTCCCCTTGCAGTGACAGTCCCACCCAG CACTTTGAATACAACATGAAGGAAATCTTGCTTGGTTCTGCTCCACGGCTTTGCTTTGATGTCAGACACGGGAAGGTTATCCCTCAAAACTGTACAAAGGAGACAGACAACAGCAACCAGCACTGGGATGTCCAGGAG AATGGAATGATTGTCCATGTCCTTTCTGGCAAATGCATAGAGGCAGCAAAGAGTGAAGATGAGAAGGACTTGTTTCTGAGCGCGTGTAACAAGAACGCAAATCAGGTGTGGCAATTTGAGCGTTCCCATGGGCTGCGTCAGAGGTGA